A portion of the Paenibacillus hamazuiensis genome contains these proteins:
- a CDS encoding glycosyl hydrolase, which produces MRESGAWQRLKTSFENPPVEARSAPFWAWNDNLQKDELVRQIEDMKEMGIGGFFMHARDGLETEYMGEEWMEAVDISAQTAERLGMKAWMYDEDRWPSGSVGGVVPSLGDEYRSKGLTIEVTREAAAPDGQTVALFKARIDGMDISGCERLPLNAEPQLQEDEALLVFRVEVSAPSEWFNGQAPPDSLNENTVREFIRRTHEVYKRRVGHHFGRAIEGIFTDEPSVNDRHCKFTDGRGWIPWTYTFPEFFEARRGYAVWDVLPYIFFNGELSSMARHDYWRTVSEKFTEAFTKQLYDWCGQNGLAFTGHYLQEDKLGLGTRVCGAIMPHYRYQHVPGIDILCERTDEHMTVKQCTSVANQYGRKRVISETYGCAGWEFTFEGQKWIGDWQYVLGVNFRSQHLALYSIKGCRKRDYPPVFNYNTSWWKYSRVVEDYFARLGAVLSEGEAVRDVLVLHPASTAWSMLGANPYGIPNRGRDRDIPGINRYGDEFNRFLRMLLGAHHDFDLGDETILAEVGAVREDRLHVNLAAYKVVVLPPVKTMLRSTFELLLQFADAGGRIIAVSPLPALIEGRGAAEELSRLLQHPGTAIVREEEEAVRELDRLAPRRVSIRGKHGAEQPELLYLLRRADDCHTLFVVNNDREQSRDVLIETAAVGQVEEWDALTGEVKPVRAWLAQGKLRFRAAFGPAGSKLYVIRPGTLPEAPPAEPILFHDRDIYAAFGPSFRFRRTMPNVLTLDVCSYRIGDEAWSAGMEVWQAQREIRQRLGMNQVYYNGGVQRYKWIGHAHPKDGTYVELQFDFHVSEVPAGVTALVVENAERFRIRLNGEEVDAAADGWYIDRAFDRIPLPGLRQGPNSIVLSGAYTQDIELEDIYLIGDFGVSAERVVTAEPQRMHSGDWCLQGYFHYCGSMIYEADYEHEPEEGYRAVLTLGSFSAVTALVRVNGRTAGHIPWKAADGLDVTGYLEKGHNVFELEVMGSPRNVFGPFHQARGRTPVTEWHSFRREGTEHTRGYIVHPYGLMDQVRLLRLPKTD; this is translated from the coding sequence ATGAGAGAATCCGGCGCATGGCAGCGGTTGAAGACGAGCTTTGAAAATCCGCCTGTGGAGGCCCGGTCCGCGCCGTTTTGGGCGTGGAACGATAATTTGCAAAAGGACGAATTGGTGAGGCAAATCGAGGATATGAAGGAGATGGGCATCGGCGGCTTTTTCATGCACGCCCGCGACGGCCTGGAAACGGAGTACATGGGCGAAGAGTGGATGGAGGCGGTGGACATCTCCGCACAGACGGCGGAGAGGCTCGGCATGAAGGCGTGGATGTACGACGAGGACCGCTGGCCTTCGGGTTCCGTAGGTGGCGTCGTTCCTTCGCTTGGCGACGAATACCGCTCGAAGGGGCTTACGATCGAGGTCACGCGGGAGGCGGCCGCGCCGGACGGGCAGACGGTCGCCCTGTTCAAAGCCCGCATCGATGGAATGGACATATCCGGCTGCGAGCGGCTTCCGCTGAACGCGGAGCCGCAGCTGCAGGAGGACGAGGCGCTGCTTGTTTTCCGCGTCGAGGTATCCGCTCCGAGCGAGTGGTTCAACGGCCAGGCGCCGCCGGACAGCTTGAACGAAAATACGGTCCGCGAGTTTATCCGGCGGACGCATGAGGTGTACAAACGGCGCGTCGGCCATCATTTCGGTCGGGCTATCGAAGGCATTTTCACCGACGAGCCGAGCGTGAACGACCGCCACTGCAAATTTACGGACGGCAGAGGCTGGATTCCATGGACGTACACGTTCCCGGAATTTTTCGAAGCGCGCCGGGGATATGCGGTTTGGGATGTGCTGCCGTATATCTTTTTCAACGGCGAGCTGTCGTCGATGGCGCGGCACGATTATTGGCGGACCGTTTCCGAGAAATTTACGGAGGCGTTCACGAAGCAGCTGTACGACTGGTGCGGGCAAAACGGGCTCGCATTCACGGGCCATTATTTGCAAGAGGATAAGCTGGGGCTCGGCACCCGCGTGTGCGGGGCGATCATGCCCCATTACCGGTATCAGCATGTGCCCGGCATCGACATCTTATGTGAGCGGACCGACGAGCATATGACGGTCAAACAGTGCACGAGCGTCGCCAATCAATACGGCCGAAAGCGCGTGATCAGCGAAACGTACGGCTGCGCGGGCTGGGAGTTCACGTTCGAGGGCCAAAAATGGATCGGCGACTGGCAGTACGTGCTTGGCGTCAACTTCCGCTCCCAGCATTTGGCTTTGTATTCGATCAAAGGCTGCAGGAAGCGGGACTACCCGCCGGTATTCAATTACAACACGTCGTGGTGGAAATACAGCCGCGTGGTGGAGGATTACTTCGCCCGGCTCGGCGCGGTCCTGTCCGAAGGAGAAGCGGTGCGGGACGTGCTTGTGCTGCATCCGGCTTCAACCGCCTGGTCGATGCTCGGAGCGAACCCTTACGGCATCCCGAATCGCGGCCGCGACCGCGATATTCCCGGGATTAACCGGTACGGCGACGAGTTCAACCGGTTTCTGCGCATGCTGCTCGGAGCGCATCACGATTTCGATCTCGGCGACGAGACGATTTTGGCCGAGGTCGGGGCCGTGCGCGAAGACAGGCTGCATGTGAACCTGGCCGCATACAAGGTCGTCGTGCTGCCGCCGGTGAAGACGATGCTGCGCAGCACGTTCGAGCTGCTCCTGCAGTTTGCGGATGCCGGCGGGCGGATCATCGCCGTGTCCCCGCTTCCGGCGCTGATCGAAGGGCGCGGCGCTGCGGAGGAGCTGAGCCGGCTGCTGCAGCATCCCGGCACCGCAATCGTCCGCGAGGAGGAGGAGGCCGTCCGCGAGCTGGACCGGCTCGCTCCGCGGCGCGTATCGATCCGCGGAAAGCACGGCGCGGAGCAGCCGGAACTGTTGTACTTGCTGCGGCGCGCGGACGACTGCCATACGTTGTTTGTCGTGAACAACGACAGGGAACAAAGCCGCGATGTGCTCATTGAGACCGCTGCCGTCGGGCAGGTGGAGGAATGGGACGCGCTGACGGGAGAGGTAAAGCCGGTCCGGGCCTGGCTCGCCCAGGGCAAGCTGCGCTTCCGCGCGGCGTTCGGCCCCGCCGGCTCCAAGCTGTACGTGATCCGGCCGGGCACGCTGCCTGAGGCTCCGCCTGCGGAGCCGATCCTATTCCATGACCGCGATATATACGCCGCATTCGGCCCATCCTTTCGTTTCAGGCGGACGATGCCCAATGTGCTGACGCTCGATGTATGCTCCTATCGGATCGGAGACGAAGCGTGGTCCGCGGGGATGGAGGTTTGGCAGGCACAGCGCGAAATCCGGCAGCGGCTCGGGATGAATCAGGTTTACTACAACGGCGGCGTGCAGCGCTACAAATGGATCGGCCATGCCCATCCGAAGGACGGCACATACGTGGAGCTGCAGTTCGATTTCCATGTCAGCGAGGTTCCGGCCGGGGTTACGGCGCTCGTTGTGGAAAACGCGGAGCGCTTCCGCATCCGGCTTAACGGGGAAGAGGTGGATGCGGCGGCCGACGGCTGGTACATCGACCGGGCGTTTGACCGGATTCCGTTACCGGGGCTTCGTCAAGGGCCGAACTCGATCGTTTTATCCGGCGCTTATACCCAGGACATCGAGCTGGAGGACATATACCTGATCGGCGATTTCGGAGTGAGCGCGGAGCGGGTGGTAACCGCCGAGCCGCAGCGGATGCATTCGGGCGATTGGTGCCTGCAAGGATATTTTCATTACTGCGGCAGCATGATTTATGAAGCGGATTACGAGCATGAGCCGGAGGAAGGGTACCGGGCCGTGCTGACGCTGGGGAGCTTCTCGGCAGTGACGGCCCTGGTCCGGGTGAACGGGCGGACGGCCGGACACATTCCGTGGAAGGCGGCCGACGGACTTGACGTGACCGGATACCTTGAGAAAGGGCACAACGTTTTCGAGCTTGAGGTCATGGGCAGCCCGCGCAACGTGTTCGGACCTTTTCACCAGGCGCGGGGCAGGACCCCCGTCACCGAATGGCATTCTTTCCGGAGGGAAGGGACGGAGCATACTCGCGGATACATCGTTCACCCTTACGGGTTGATGGATCAGGTGCGACTGCTTCGTCTTCCGAAAACCGATTAA
- a CDS encoding dihydrodipicolinate synthase family protein — MTTGTIAQGVWPTMVTPFTGNNEIDYAALEQMIEWYIGHGVAGLFAVCQSSEMFTLSLRERVDLARFVQRQSAGRVQVIASGHISETIEEQIAELNEMAGTGVRAVVLVSNRLAAQDEPDDVWKRNAERLLSSVPDTAFGIYECPYPYKRLMSPELLRWCADTGRFLFLKDTCCDTEQIGRKLEAAGRSRLNLYNANSATLLESVRLGAHGYSGVMANFHPDLYVWLLRHWRDQPEKAEKLQAFLGLSSVIECRHYPVSAKYALALEGIPIKLHTRSIGADRLTYASRREVEQLYAMTGLYREQFIL, encoded by the coding sequence ATGACTACGGGTACGATCGCCCAAGGGGTTTGGCCGACGATGGTCACTCCGTTTACCGGCAACAATGAAATCGACTACGCCGCATTGGAGCAAATGATCGAGTGGTACATCGGGCACGGCGTGGCGGGTTTGTTTGCCGTCTGCCAATCCAGCGAGATGTTTACCCTCTCCCTGCGGGAGAGGGTGGACCTCGCCCGGTTCGTGCAGCGGCAATCGGCCGGGCGCGTGCAGGTCATAGCTTCGGGGCATATTTCCGAAACGATCGAGGAACAGATCGCCGAGCTTAACGAGATGGCCGGGACAGGAGTCCGGGCCGTCGTGCTCGTCAGCAACCGGCTGGCCGCGCAGGACGAACCGGACGATGTCTGGAAGCGAAACGCCGAGCGGCTGCTAAGCTCCGTTCCGGATACCGCGTTTGGCATATACGAATGTCCGTATCCGTACAAAAGGCTTATGAGCCCGGAGCTTCTCAGATGGTGCGCGGACACAGGCCGCTTTTTATTTCTGAAGGATACGTGCTGCGATACCGAACAAATCGGCCGCAAGCTGGAAGCGGCGGGCCGCAGCCGGCTGAACCTGTACAACGCCAACTCGGCCACGCTGCTGGAAAGCGTTCGCCTCGGCGCGCACGGGTACAGCGGGGTGATGGCGAATTTTCATCCCGACCTATACGTATGGCTGCTTCGCCATTGGCGGGACCAGCCGGAAAAGGCGGAAAAGCTGCAGGCGTTCCTCGGTCTGTCGTCCGTCATCGAATGCCGGCATTATCCGGTGAGCGCCAAATACGCCTTGGCCCTTGAGGGCATTCCGATCAAGCTGCATACCCGCAGCATAGGGGCGGACCGGCTGACCTACGCAAGCCGGCGCGAAGTGGAGCAGCTGTATGCGATGACCGGGTTGTACCGGGAACAATTTATACTTTGA
- a CDS encoding sialidase family protein codes for MKLIQAAKQFLFEDDRPFRNCHASTIVAFPNGDLLVAYFAGSKEGAPDVAIWCSRRTNGIWSKPYVAADEEGLVHWNPVLFRKDDGQIVLHYKVGHPIPKWRTRVVVSDDGGLTWSEPSELVPGDVGGRGPVKNKLIRLHDGTWLAPASLEGDVWDAFVDISHDEGKTWTASAPVPVDRESRLPGPHTVRGKGLIQPTLWESEPGHVHMLTRSTAGFIYRSDSTDAGRTWCPAYRTYLPNNNSGIDLARMDDGTLVLAYNPVGMYRGPRMPLLLSASRDNGETWEELKVLEGEYVSYTLPYEYGEYSYPAVISDGNRIYVTYTWRRERIVCWSLELEL; via the coding sequence ATGAAGCTGATCCAAGCTGCCAAACAATTTCTGTTCGAAGACGACCGGCCGTTTCGAAACTGCCACGCTTCCACCATTGTGGCGTTTCCGAACGGCGACCTGCTCGTCGCTTATTTTGCCGGATCGAAGGAAGGAGCTCCGGATGTGGCGATATGGTGTTCGCGAAGAACGAACGGCATATGGTCGAAGCCTTATGTCGCCGCGGACGAGGAAGGGCTCGTTCATTGGAATCCGGTGCTGTTTCGCAAAGACGACGGGCAAATCGTGCTGCATTACAAGGTCGGGCACCCGATCCCGAAATGGCGCACGCGCGTCGTCGTCTCGGATGACGGAGGTCTTACGTGGAGCGAGCCGTCCGAGCTCGTGCCGGGCGATGTCGGAGGACGGGGGCCGGTGAAAAACAAGCTCATCCGGCTTCATGACGGAACGTGGCTCGCCCCCGCTTCCCTCGAGGGCGACGTATGGGACGCGTTCGTCGATATTTCTCACGACGAGGGGAAGACGTGGACGGCCAGCGCGCCGGTGCCGGTCGATCGCGAAAGCCGCTTGCCGGGACCGCATACGGTGCGGGGCAAAGGGCTCATTCAGCCGACCTTGTGGGAGTCGGAGCCGGGGCACGTGCATATGCTGACGCGAAGCACGGCCGGGTTCATCTACCGCAGCGACTCGACCGACGCGGGGCGCACCTGGTGTCCGGCCTACAGAACGTATTTGCCCAACAACAACAGCGGCATCGATCTGGCCCGGATGGACGACGGCACGCTCGTGCTGGCCTACAATCCCGTCGGCATGTACCGGGGCCCGCGGATGCCGCTTCTGCTCAGCGCGTCGCGCGACAACGGGGAGACGTGGGAGGAGCTGAAGGTGCTCGAAGGAGAATACGTTTCGTATACGCTGCCTTACGAATATGGTGAGTATTCGTATCCGGCCGTCATCAGCGACGGCAATCGGATATACGTGACATATACATGGAGACGGGAACGAATCGTATGCTGGTCTCTCGAGCTGGAGCTGTAA
- a CDS encoding cache domain-containing sensor histidine kinase codes for MKSKLFVQNLLQFLVPLLIPIIILGTLCSLITKQYIQGELNRSNAQLFGQIDRNVEMIFNDMNGLKLKFGSPEIMYRLEQLLRAQRLTLDNLRLLETVQNDINVAVNSKPYIESVYVYVRNDTGQFLASGEGLAKFDRFHDVEWMDNFVQNQDNRGVWTEQRQIRQYSFQKPVAVTTFYKNLYSVLEAKPVGVIVLNVYSDYIEKLLHAIETYPGQAILIADERKRIILKSRPLDSFRDIDWNEVVQAKESFTLQKGGESYYVSTPADYSNQYGWTYYSVAAQRSLNQIPFRLGTFTLICVLLSFLLGLALTYWLTKQNLRHVRNMVSIIQSAENGLPLPELKESKGTNEYDFITQKLIKNFIEQSYLQIQLSEKKYRLQALELSALQSQMNPHFLFNTLETIYWVVLGLTGKPNKANHMLEHLSNLLKYSLGATGKIVTLEQEISYTKSYLEIQKIRYRDLFDIVWEYDPRDIQHYKMLKLTLQPLVENSIYHGIKERGGKSWIKIKIITSDTGLRITVVDNGLGMKRERLIQVRGLLQADIEPSEHIGLVNTNRRLKLAYGQDGGLVVRSKRNWGTSVSFSVPLQRETDGGKLAGVS; via the coding sequence ATGAAAAGCAAATTATTTGTTCAGAACCTGCTGCAGTTTCTGGTGCCGCTTCTCATCCCCATCATCATTTTGGGCACGCTGTGCAGCCTGATCACGAAGCAGTACATCCAGGGAGAATTAAATCGGAGCAATGCCCAGCTGTTCGGCCAAATCGACCGGAATGTGGAGATGATATTCAACGATATGAACGGGCTGAAGCTGAAATTCGGCAGCCCGGAAATCATGTACCGGCTGGAGCAGCTGCTGCGCGCCCAAAGGCTGACGCTGGACAATTTGCGCCTGCTGGAAACCGTGCAAAACGACATCAACGTCGCGGTGAACTCCAAGCCTTACATCGAATCGGTTTATGTGTATGTGCGCAACGATACCGGTCAATTTCTGGCCAGCGGCGAAGGACTTGCCAAGTTCGACCGTTTTCATGACGTCGAATGGATGGACAACTTCGTGCAAAATCAGGACAACCGCGGCGTTTGGACCGAGCAGAGGCAAATCCGCCAATATTCGTTCCAGAAGCCGGTCGCGGTGACGACGTTTTATAAAAATTTATACTCGGTGCTGGAAGCGAAGCCGGTCGGCGTGATCGTGCTTAACGTATATTCGGATTACATCGAGAAGCTGCTTCATGCAATCGAAACGTATCCGGGACAAGCCATATTGATCGCGGACGAGCGAAAGCGGATTATTTTGAAAAGCCGGCCTTTGGACAGCTTTCGCGATATCGATTGGAACGAGGTCGTGCAAGCCAAGGAATCGTTTACGCTGCAAAAGGGCGGGGAATCCTACTATGTCTCGACACCGGCGGACTATTCCAACCAGTACGGATGGACGTATTACTCGGTCGCCGCGCAGCGTTCGCTCAATCAAATTCCGTTCAGGCTCGGTACCTTCACCTTGATTTGCGTGCTGCTCTCCTTTCTGCTCGGGCTTGCCCTCACATACTGGCTGACCAAACAAAATCTGAGGCATGTCCGCAACATGGTGTCCATCATCCAGTCTGCGGAGAACGGGCTTCCTTTGCCGGAGCTGAAAGAAAGCAAGGGAACGAACGAATACGATTTTATCACCCAGAAGCTGATCAAAAACTTCATTGAGCAAAGCTATTTGCAAATACAGTTGTCGGAAAAAAAATACCGGCTGCAGGCATTGGAGCTGTCCGCCCTGCAGTCCCAGATGAACCCCCACTTCCTGTTCAATACGCTGGAAACGATCTATTGGGTCGTTTTGGGGCTTACAGGCAAACCGAACAAAGCGAATCACATGCTGGAGCATTTGTCCAATCTGCTGAAATATTCGCTCGGCGCCACCGGCAAAATCGTTACTTTGGAGCAGGAAATCAGCTACACGAAAAGCTACCTGGAAATTCAAAAAATCCGCTATCGCGATTTGTTCGATATCGTCTGGGAATACGATCCCCGCGACATTCAGCATTATAAAATGCTGAAGCTGACTCTCCAGCCTTTGGTGGAAAACAGCATTTATCACGGAATTAAGGAGAGGGGAGGGAAAAGCTGGATCAAGATCAAAATCATAACGTCCGATACCGGCCTTCGCATCACCGTGGTCGACAACGGCCTGGGCATGAAGCGGGAGCGGCTCATCCAGGTGCGCGGCTTGCTGCAGGCCGATATCGAGCCGAGCGAGCATATCGGCCTTGTCAATACGAATCGCAGGCTGAAGCTGGCGTACGGCCAGGACGGGGGGCTGGTCGTCCGCAGCAAACGGAATTGGGGAACCTCCGTTTCATTCTCCGTCCCGCTTCAGCGGGAAACGGACGGCGGCAAGCTGGCGGGCGTTTCTTAA
- a CDS encoding response regulator transcription factor: MYKLVLVDDEIEIRSGLSQYFPWHEIGFELVAEFDNGRKALDYLLANPADVLLCDIIMPVMSGLELARELRQASLPTKIIFLSGHKDFEFAKQALAYDVKGYIVKPTNYNELLSTFSSLKLELDKSKPMPANEEKTEPAATFDGKVVAAIKAYVEEHYATATLEEAAALVHMNPFYVSKYFKDKTGQYFSDFLVEIKMKKAAELLMDIRYKTYEVSELIGYSQAKNFTRTFKRFYGVSPREFRNNRLPGQEPV; the protein is encoded by the coding sequence GTGTACAAACTCGTACTGGTAGACGATGAAATTGAGATTCGCAGCGGACTATCCCAATACTTCCCCTGGCATGAGATCGGCTTCGAACTCGTCGCGGAGTTCGATAACGGCCGTAAAGCGCTCGATTACTTGCTGGCGAACCCGGCGGATGTGCTGCTCTGCGATATCATAATGCCGGTCATGTCGGGGCTGGAGCTTGCCCGCGAGCTGCGCCAGGCGTCGCTGCCGACGAAAATTATCTTTTTGAGTGGGCATAAGGATTTTGAGTTTGCCAAGCAAGCCTTGGCCTACGACGTAAAGGGCTATATCGTGAAGCCTACCAACTACAACGAGCTGCTGAGCACGTTTTCCTCCCTGAAGCTGGAGCTCGACAAATCGAAGCCGATGCCCGCAAACGAGGAGAAGACCGAACCCGCAGCCACCTTCGACGGAAAAGTCGTCGCCGCCATCAAAGCTTATGTCGAGGAGCATTACGCGACGGCTACGCTGGAGGAAGCCGCCGCGCTCGTCCATATGAACCCGTTTTACGTCAGCAAATATTTTAAGGATAAAACGGGGCAGTATTTCTCCGACTTTCTCGTCGAAATCAAGATGAAGAAAGCGGCCGAGCTGCTGATGGACATCCGGTACAAAACCTATGAGGTCAGCGAACTGATCGGTTACAGCCAGGCGAAAAATTTTACCCGCACGTTCAAACGGTTTTACGGAGTCAGTCCGCGCGAATTTCGCAACAACCGGCTGCCGGGGCAGGAGCCGGTATGA
- a CDS encoding ABC transporter substrate-binding protein yields the protein MRRRNKWISLLCIASLVGVATVGCATATGPAQGADGGKGKKDEVTLRFSWWGSEGRHKALLQAIDLYMSKNPHVKIEAEYSGFDGYYQKLVTQFAGRTAPDLTPLSADWIDDIAVKGDLVLDLNKQKDNINFQAFDQQFISKYVNIGGKIVGLPMGVNGLVFSYNKDFFKKFNIPEDTKWNWNNINEIGKRVHQQDANAYLLGPLEFRTFLQPYIAQKTGKQWIGDDRTLGFDAAVLTEAFAFYKKLLDDGVVQPVAESSLYTDFAKNVAFQKGNIGGTFALASSIPSLKAFVPSLDAAMFPIPDDAKASGVLVIPSNPLAINKETKHPEEAAKFASWLLTDVESAMVLKDNYSVPPSAANAQALADKQLIDPTVAKAVKIALEKPGDPVNGISNNQEIAKLTNDYMQQVAFGQLTPDKGAKELVDRVTDKLKTIK from the coding sequence ATGAGAAGACGCAACAAATGGATTTCGCTTTTATGCATTGCGTCATTGGTCGGTGTCGCCACCGTCGGCTGCGCTACTGCAACAGGTCCGGCTCAGGGAGCGGACGGAGGCAAGGGGAAAAAAGATGAGGTGACGCTGCGCTTCTCGTGGTGGGGATCGGAGGGGCGGCATAAGGCACTGCTTCAGGCGATCGATCTGTATATGAGCAAAAATCCCCATGTGAAAATCGAAGCCGAGTACAGCGGTTTCGACGGATATTACCAGAAACTGGTGACCCAATTTGCAGGCCGGACCGCTCCGGACCTTACGCCGCTTTCCGCCGACTGGATTGACGATATTGCGGTGAAGGGCGATCTGGTGCTCGACTTGAACAAGCAAAAGGACAATATCAATTTCCAGGCTTTCGACCAGCAGTTCATATCGAAATATGTCAATATCGGAGGCAAAATCGTCGGCCTGCCGATGGGCGTCAACGGTCTCGTCTTCTCCTACAACAAGGATTTCTTTAAAAAGTTCAACATTCCGGAGGACACGAAATGGAACTGGAACAACATTAACGAGATCGGCAAACGCGTGCATCAGCAGGATGCGAACGCCTACCTGCTCGGCCCGCTCGAGTTCCGCACGTTCCTGCAGCCTTATATCGCGCAGAAGACCGGCAAACAGTGGATCGGCGACGACCGGACGCTCGGCTTCGACGCCGCTGTGCTTACGGAGGCTTTTGCCTTTTACAAAAAGCTGCTCGACGACGGCGTCGTCCAGCCTGTCGCGGAAAGCAGCCTGTACACGGACTTTGCGAAAAACGTCGCCTTCCAGAAAGGAAATATCGGCGGGACGTTTGCGCTGGCTTCCAGCATTCCCAGCCTGAAAGCTTTTGTTCCGAGCCTCGACGCGGCGATGTTTCCGATTCCGGATGACGCGAAAGCGTCTGGCGTGCTCGTTATTCCAAGCAATCCGCTGGCGATCAACAAGGAAACGAAGCATCCCGAGGAAGCGGCCAAATTCGCCAGTTGGCTGCTGACGGACGTCGAATCGGCGATGGTTCTGAAGGATAATTACAGCGTGCCGCCGAGCGCAGCCAATGCCCAAGCTTTGGCGGACAAGCAGCTCATCGATCCGACCGTAGCCAAGGCGGTGAAGATCGCGCTCGAGAAGCCCGGAGATCCGGTCAACGGCATCAGCAACAACCAGGAAATCGCCAAGCTGACGAACGATTACATGCAGCAGGTTGCTTTCGGTCAGCTCACGCCGGATAAGGGTGCCAAAGAGCTGGTGGATCGGGTAACGGATAAGCTGAAAACGATCAAGTAA
- a CDS encoding carbohydrate ABC transporter permease produces the protein MSRQTAAITPAAGERVLVKRSAKRYVGLLYISPWLIGFVVLTLYPFIASLYYSFTDYSMVKQPNFIGLANYVTIFTKDPDFYHSLKVTFLYVLMAVPGKLIFALIVALILSVPLKGIGFFRTVYYLPSILGGSIAVSVLWRFLFMRDGLVNKLLSYISVGPFDWLGSPNLALFTITLLPVWEFGSSMVLFLAGLKQIPKELYEASKVDGASRIRTFFSVTLPMLTPVILFNLIMQMINAFQQFTAAFVITNGGPVKSTNLYGLMLYENAFRFFKMGYASALSWVLFLIILVFTFVLFTTSNRWTHYEDGGDGK, from the coding sequence ATGAGCAGACAAACGGCGGCAATTACCCCTGCGGCAGGCGAGAGAGTGCTGGTCAAACGGTCGGCCAAGCGGTACGTGGGTTTGTTATACATCAGCCCTTGGTTGATCGGCTTCGTTGTGCTGACGCTGTATCCGTTTATCGCCTCGCTTTATTATTCCTTCACGGATTACAGCATGGTGAAGCAGCCGAACTTTATCGGTCTGGCCAACTATGTGACGATTTTTACGAAAGATCCGGACTTTTACCATTCGTTGAAGGTGACTTTTCTGTATGTGCTTATGGCGGTGCCCGGCAAATTGATATTTGCGCTGATCGTCGCCTTGATTTTGAGTGTCCCCCTGAAAGGCATTGGTTTCTTTCGAACAGTCTATTATCTGCCCTCGATTCTCGGGGGCAGCATCGCCGTCTCCGTGTTATGGCGGTTCCTGTTTATGCGGGATGGGCTTGTGAACAAGCTGCTTTCCTACATCTCGGTCGGACCTTTCGACTGGCTGGGCAGCCCGAATTTGGCGCTGTTTACGATCACGCTGCTGCCGGTTTGGGAGTTCGGCTCGTCCATGGTGCTGTTCCTTGCGGGTCTGAAGCAGATTCCCAAGGAGCTGTATGAAGCGTCCAAGGTGGACGGGGCATCTCGGATCCGCACCTTCTTCAGCGTAACACTGCCGATGCTGACGCCGGTCATCCTGTTCAACCTGATCATGCAGATGATCAACGCGTTTCAGCAGTTTACCGCGGCCTTCGTCATTACGAACGGAGGACCGGTCAAGTCGACCAATCTGTACGGGCTCATGCTGTACGAAAATGCGTTCCGCTTTTTCAAAATGGGATACGCGTCCGCGTTATCCTGGGTGCTGTTTCTGATCATCCTTGTATTTACGTTTGTGCTGTTCACCACCTCCAACCGCTGGACCCACTATGAAGACGGAGGTGACGGCAAATGA
- a CDS encoding carbohydrate ABC transporter permease: MSTGRSMITIVLLSLFGVLFIYPLLWLISASLKPNAEIFTTIGLIPSKIVWESYVKGWVGIGRNNFSVFFANTFKLVIPVVVLTALSGIVVAYGFARFRFPFKRVLFILMISTLMLPDAVIMIPRYILFKNFGWLNTYWPFYVPALLAVNAFFVYLLIQFFRGIPRDLDEAAEMDGCGSFGTLVRVLLPLSMPAVISVCIFQFIWTWNEFFNALIYINSVSKFPVALGLRMVLDNEGAVNWNQVMAMSVVTILPCVAVFFMAQKYFVEGISTTGLKG, from the coding sequence ATGAGCACCGGACGCAGCATGATCACCATCGTTTTGTTATCCCTGTTCGGCGTGCTGTTCATTTACCCGCTGTTATGGCTCATCTCGGCTTCGCTCAAGCCCAACGCGGAAATCTTTACGACCATCGGCCTTATCCCGTCAAAAATCGTGTGGGAATCTTACGTGAAGGGCTGGGTCGGGATCGGAAGAAACAATTTCAGCGTGTTTTTCGCCAACACGTTCAAGCTTGTCATTCCTGTCGTTGTGCTGACCGCACTCTCCGGGATCGTCGTGGCGTACGGCTTCGCCCGCTTTCGGTTTCCTTTCAAGCGGGTTTTGTTTATCCTGATGATCTCGACGCTGATGCTTCCGGATGCGGTCATTATGATCCCGAGGTATATTTTGTTCAAAAACTTCGGGTGGCTCAACACGTACTGGCCGTTTTATGTACCCGCGTTGCTCGCGGTCAATGCGTTTTTCGTCTATTTGCTGATCCAGTTTTTCCGGGGAATTCCGAGGGATTTGGACGAGGCGGCGGAAATGGACGGCTGCGGCAGCTTCGGCACGCTGGTGCGCGTGCTGCTGCCTTTATCGATGCCGGCGGTCATTTCGGTTTGCATTTTCCAGTTTATATGGACCTGGAACGAATTTTTCAACGCGCTCATTTACATCAACAGCGTATCGAAGTTTCCGGTGGCGCTCGGCCTGCGCATGGTGCTTGACAACGAAGGAGCGGTCAACTGGAACCAGGTGATGGCCATGTCGGTCGTCACGATTCTTCCTTGCGTCGCGGTCTTTTTCATGGCGCAAAAATATTTTGTGGAAGGCATTTCGACAACGGGCCTTAAAGGCTGA